The Ferrimonas balearica DSM 9799 genome includes the window GTGAGCTGTCGGACCGACTGACCGCCCTGGCCTATGAACAGGGCAACGTCTCCTACCTCGGCAGTTTTGATGGTGAGGGTGGTGCGGATGGGACAAACCCCGATGGCGTCGATCCGGCCAGCGCCAACCTGACCTGGTTGCTGGACCTGACGGACTCAGAGCAGGACGCCACCCTGGGTAAAGACCAGGTTCGTTTGTCACTGATTCTGACCGAAACCAGCACCGGTGATGTGCTGGTGGACTGGCAGCAAATCTATCCCCGTTCGCGCCTGGACCTGATCCCGGCGGACCTTTATCAGCAGGTGCTGGCCGCGTTGGCGATTGAGCCGGAGGGGCTGGCGCAGCTCACCGCGCAGGAGTCGATCACCAACCCCGAGGCTTACGCTCAATACCTTGAGGCCCGGGCGATTCTGGAGGATTACCAGTCTGATATGGATGTCAGCCAGGTTGAGCGGCTTGATGAGGCGTTTACCCTGGCCCAGGAAGCCAACCGCATCTCGCCCCAGGCCAGCTACCAGCTGTTGCTGGCCTGGTTACGGATGGAACAATACACCGTCAGTGATGAATCAGAGATACTCAATGACGCCATCTATTGGGCCAACCAGGCGCTGGCCACCAATGGCAACCTGATCGACGCCTACCTGGTATTGGGTCGACTGTATGGGGAGAAGGATCAAAACGGCAGCGCCATCGCGTCCTACCAGCTGGCGCTGCAGCACCAACCCAAGAATCTTGATGCCTATGAGGGGCTGGCTCGGGTTTACATCGGTATGGGCCGGTTTGATGAAGCCGAATCCACGTTGCAACAAGCGCTCGTACTCGACCCGAATCATTGGAAGACCCATTCGGCATTGGGTGTCACAGACCACTATGCCCAGCGGTATCAACAGGCAGCGGTTCACTATAAGGATGCCCTGGCACTGGCGCCGGGCAATCGCGCCATTCGCTCCAATTTGGCGGTCCTGCTGGTCGACCAGCAGGATTATACCGGCGTTCTCCAGGCCTATGAGGGCGTAGCCGATGCGCAACTGGACGGCTTTGAGCGGCTGAATGTTGCGGTCGCCCACTTCTACTTACAGGACTTCCACCAGGCAGTGCGCTACTACCAGCTGGCACTGGAGCAGTTTCCCAATATGCATGGGCTTTGGGCGCAACTTGGCCTGTCTCAGGTGCTGGCAGAGGGGGAGGCGAGTCCGGCTGCGCAGGCCAGCTTTGAACGTTCTCTGACCCTGGCGGAAATCAAGTTGAAAGATAACCCCTACAGCATTGCCATGCTGGCTAACATCGCCAATTGCCGCAGCTGGTTGGGTCAGCATCAGTCCGCTGCGGAATCGCTGAATGAGGCTCTGGCGTTGTGGCGCAGCCAGAGTGATGAAACTGGCTCTCGGCTCACCCGGCAGGTGGTCAGTACCGGCATATTGGTGCTGGAGCGCAGTGGCCGGCGTGATGCCGCCCTGGCGCTGTTTCAGGAGGGGCAGGAGCGGGGCTTTGATGCCAACGCATTAATGGCCATTCCCTATTTATCCGAATTGAAAGCGGACAGCCGCTTTCAATCGATTCTCAATCTATAAACCCTAAGGAGAGACTCCATGAACCTGGATGGTTA containing:
- a CDS encoding serine/threonine-protein kinase — encoded protein: MSKPDDIRIMFERAMNLPEPMRAEWMATLDQVTRDELTELLDHADAGRHYFKSLTGFLYGSDADSLEDPLELLGKEIGGYTVTELLGQGGMGVVYKGYDPKLERSVAIKLLAPGQHLSDVARSRFLSEAQLVSRLDHTHIGILYGHALTQEGLDAMIMAFYDGQTLDKVIQDGALTADQLVTICRDVIEGLSYAHEQGVIHKDIKPANLMLLGNGQIKILDFGAAAYLEQEQEDTAVPIGTTAYMSPEQIRAEPLTPATDFWSLGVVLFEAAIANGWIERVNAFTWAQNPAASSLRAPEEVERLLLAMLRVDPEQRAQAVRQLAEPTVPTANQVKFGFTRKGWLGVAGATLLSVAGAFAWYAMTPTALQLPEHRKLALHFDHAQPIEAGLASELSDRLTALAYEQGNVSYLGSFDGEGGADGTNPDGVDPASANLTWLLDLTDSEQDATLGKDQVRLSLILTETSTGDVLVDWQQIYPRSRLDLIPADLYQQVLAALAIEPEGLAQLTAQESITNPEAYAQYLEARAILEDYQSDMDVSQVERLDEAFTLAQEANRISPQASYQLLLAWLRMEQYTVSDESEILNDAIYWANQALATNGNLIDAYLVLGRLYGEKDQNGSAIASYQLALQHQPKNLDAYEGLARVYIGMGRFDEAESTLQQALVLDPNHWKTHSALGVTDHYAQRYQQAAVHYKDALALAPGNRAIRSNLAVLLVDQQDYTGVLQAYEGVADAQLDGFERLNVAVAHFYLQDFHQAVRYYQLALEQFPNMHGLWAQLGLSQVLAEGEASPAAQASFERSLTLAEIKLKDNPYSIAMLANIANCRSWLGQHQSAAESLNEALALWRSQSDETGSRLTRQVVSTGILVLERSGRRDAALALFQEGQERGFDANALMAIPYLSELKADSRFQSILNL